Proteins from one Pongo abelii isolate AG06213 chromosome 19, NHGRI_mPonAbe1-v2.0_pri, whole genome shotgun sequence genomic window:
- the SUPT4H1 gene encoding transcription elongation factor SPT4 (The RefSeq protein has 1 substitution compared to this genomic sequence) gives MALETVPKDLRHLRACLLCSLVKTIDQFEYDGCDNCDAYLQMKGNREMVYDCTSSSFDGIIAMMSPGDSWVSKWQRVSNFKPGVYAVSVTGRLPQGIVRELKSRGVAYKSRDTAIKT, from the exons ATGGCCCTGGAGACGGTGCCGAAGGACCTGCGGCATCTGCGGGCCTGTTTGCTGTGTTCGCTGGTCAAG ACTATAGACCAGTTTGAATATGATGGTTGTGACAATTGTGATGCATATCTACAAATGAAGGGTAACCGAGAGATGGTATATGACTGCACCAGCTCTTCCTTTGATGG AATCATTGCGATGATGAGTCCAGAGGACAGCTGGGTCTCCAAGTGGCAGCGAGTCA gtAACTTTAAGCCAGGTGTATATGCGGTGTCAGTCACTGGTCGCCTGCCCCAAG GAATCGTGCGGGAGCTGAAAAGTCGAGGAGTGGCCTACAAATCCAGAGACACAGCTATTAAGACCTAG